In Amycolatopsis methanolica 239, a single genomic region encodes these proteins:
- a CDS encoding extradiol ring-cleavage dioxygenase, translated as MAELVAVIASTHHPFYYRASTATGADRPDFADEWVRKVEAFRETLTRARPDVLVMVGSDHFHQLWLDNMPQFLVGKAPFYDANFYNEEREFGLPRMLLKGQEYLSAYVLREGLDAGFDLAFSNELRIDHSITCPIITLRPENDLPIVPIYTNIFAPPLPQPKRFVQLGRTIRQLIESWPSDQRVAVIGTGHLSLELGGPRQFGPHGPDPEFDRKAVDWIANGDIEKCLGEVTLESLHLPGNATHGFMDFMLMMGVAGEGQRVDYVDTYDLFHTMEAYFTWYPGGPR; from the coding sequence ATGGCTGAACTGGTCGCGGTGATCGCGTCCACGCACCACCCGTTCTACTACCGGGCCAGCACCGCCACCGGCGCGGACCGCCCGGACTTCGCGGACGAGTGGGTCCGCAAGGTCGAGGCGTTCCGCGAGACCCTGACCCGGGCCCGCCCGGACGTGCTCGTGATGGTCGGCTCGGACCACTTCCATCAGCTGTGGCTGGACAACATGCCGCAGTTCCTGGTCGGCAAGGCGCCCTTCTACGACGCGAACTTCTACAACGAGGAACGCGAGTTCGGCTTGCCGCGGATGCTGCTGAAGGGCCAGGAGTACCTGTCCGCGTACGTGCTGCGGGAAGGCCTCGACGCCGGTTTCGACCTCGCGTTCTCCAACGAACTGCGCATTGACCACTCGATCACGTGCCCGATCATCACGCTGCGCCCGGAGAACGACCTGCCTATCGTCCCTATCTACACCAACATCTTCGCGCCGCCGCTGCCGCAGCCGAAGCGGTTCGTCCAACTGGGACGGACGATCCGGCAGCTGATCGAGTCGTGGCCGTCGGACCAGCGGGTCGCCGTCATCGGCACCGGGCACCTCTCGCTCGAACTCGGCGGTCCGCGCCAGTTCGGGCCGCACGGGCCGGATCCGGAGTTCGACCGCAAGGCCGTCGACTGGATCGCCAACGGGGACATCGAGAAGTGCCTGGGCGAGGTCACGCTGGAGAGCCTGCACCTGCCCGGCAACGCGACGCACGGGTTCATGGATTTCATGCTGATGATGGGTGTGGCGGGGGAGGGGCAGCGGGTCGACTACGTGGACACCTACGACCTGTTCCACACGATGGAGGCCTACTTCACCTGGTACCCGGGAGGTCCGCGGTGA